Proteins co-encoded in one Arachis hypogaea cultivar Tifrunner chromosome 13, arahy.Tifrunner.gnm2.J5K5, whole genome shotgun sequence genomic window:
- the LOC112792288 gene encoding vacuolar iron transporter homolog 4 yields the protein MASNAACVNNLVAGEVVVAAKMSEEDGNNNVDYSQRGQWLRAAVLGANDGLVSVASLMMGVGAVKRDSKAMLLAGLVGCIAGACSMALGEYVSVSTQYEVEVGQIKRDMMIMMENKNEMEKKRRSLLPNPLHAALASALSFTVGAVIPLVFTAFVRDYRLRLGLCVVVSSLSLVGFGCLGAELGHTHKVKSSIRILIGGLLSMAITFGLTKLVGFSANLEL from the coding sequence ATGGCTTCTAATGCAGCTTGTGTTAATAATTTGGTAGCAGGAGAAGTAGTTGTTGCAGCTAAGATGAGCGAAGAAGATGGCAATAATAACGTTGACTACTCACAAAGGGGTCAATGGCTTCGAGCAGCAGTTCTAGGAGCCAATGATGGGTTGGTCTCAGTTGCATCATTGATGATGGGTGTAGGAGCTGTTAAGAGAGACTCCAAAGCCATGTTACTTGCTGGCTTAGTGGGATGCATTGCAGGAGCATGTAGCATGGCATTGGGTGAATATGTTTCGGTTTCAACTCAGTATGAAGTTGAAGTTGGTCAAATCAAAAGGGACATGATGATCATGATGGAGAACAAGAATGAGATGGAGAAAAAGAGGAGGTCATTGCTCCCTAACCCTTTGCATGCTGCTTTGGCATCTGCATTGTCATTTACTGTAGGTGCAGTCATTCCTTTGGTTTTCACTGCATTTGTGAGGGACTATAGGTTAAGGCTTGGGTTGTGTGTGGTGGTGTCTAGCTTGTCTTTGGTGGGGTTTGGATGCTTGGGTGCTGAGTTGGGACACACACATAAGGTTAAGTCCTCTATCAGGATCCTTATTGGGGGCTTGTTGTCTATGGCTATCACTTTTGGGTTAACCAAATTAGTAGGCTTTAGTGCTAATTTGGAATTGTGA